The genomic window CTAAGGAAGGCTTCACGCACTACCCTCCGCTACAAGGCTACCTTGACGTTCGCGAGGCAGCCTGCGCGTACTGGGAGAGACATCACGGCTTCAAGGCTTCTCCTGATGAGGTATATATCTCGGTCGGCGGACTTCACATCCCGTGGCTGGCGTTCGGCGCGCTCCTGAACCCGGGAGATGAGGTTATGCTCATCGAGCCGTACTTCACGCCCTACGAGGCACAGATTCGCGGGAACGGAGGAGTCCCTGTGTGCATCAAAACGCGCGAAGAGAACAACTTTGCGCCCAGCATCGACGAGCTCCGTGCGGCGGCAACACCTCGAACCCGCGCAATAGTCCTCAACTATCCCGGCAACCCTTCGGGACGTGTGGCATCGCTTAAGCAGCTCGAGGAAATTGCCGAATTTGTGATTGAACATGATTTATTTGTGCTGAGTGATGAGATTTATGAGTCTATGGTGTTCGGAGGCGAGCACGTATGCTTTGCCAACATTCCCGGCATGAAGGAACGCACTCTTCTTGCGGCGGGAGTCTCTAAGAGCCACTGCATGACCGGCTGGCGCATCGGCTACATGTTCGCCCCGCAGAACGTCATCAGCACAATGTGTGTTCTGTCGTCGTTCCAGACTTACGGCGTGAACACGTTATCGCAGAAGGCGGCGGCTTACGCTATGAACACTCAGGACGACAAAGTCAAAGCCCGCGCGGCAGTTTTCGGCGAACGCATGAAGATGGTGGAGCGCAGGTTAAACGCGATGAAGGGGGTGAAGTGCCACCCGGCAGAAGGAGCATTCTACTTATTCCCTGACATTTCGGGGACGGGGCTGAGCAGCGAGGAATTTGTGTGGCAGCTCCTCAATGAAGCACATGTAGCAGTTCTGCCCGGAAGTGCGTTCGGACAGACGGGAGAAGGGTATCTGCGCATAGCTTGTACCCAGTCTATGGAGACTCTCAGCGAGTCGATGGACAAGATGGAAGAATTTTGCAGGAGGTTTTAGCAAGTGAAGAACAGCAAGTTTTTATGTTTAATGGCACTGGCACTTATTGTGCTCGTATCGTCAGGAGGCTGCGGAGGCGGAAGCAGCAGCTCATTCGTCGACAATAACAGTCCTGATACACAGAGCCAGGACGTTACGCCTGCACCAACCAGCCCGGACGTAACGACACCTACGGTTGACGTTGAGGATCCTGAGACGGTATCGACGATACTTTCCGGCCTGAACGCACCGAACGGAACGGAGGTCATGGCTCTTCCCGAAAGTGCTTCCGGCAGTAAGAGGACGCTTAATGACCTCAGCGACGAGGAGAAGGCCGCAATTCCGGCGAACGAGACAGCGGCAGCAGCTCTGCCGACCATGAGCGTGGACAAAGATGCTGTGTACGTGTTCGGCGTTGCTCTGAACAACCTTAACGCAGGGGATGCGATTTACCTGCACATGATTTCGAAAGCTAATGCGGCGGCTTCAGAGTTTTCGGCGGCTGATGCAGAGGACGGCTCGTACATCTTCCTTGACGACGACGGGAAGACTGTAACGACAGTCCCGGCGAACAAGCACGTTAATGCTGCAGTGTACATGACGGCGGGGAAGACTTACGCGCCGGTCATCACGAAGGCTTCGGCCTCATCCGTAACTCCTGAGGTGTCGCCGGACAACCCTTCTCCGACTCCTGTACCGACACCGACTAGTCCGGATGTTGCTCCAGAGAGCGGCGATACTCCAGCACCCACGAGCCCGGATGTTACTCCCCAGAGCGGCGATGTCCCGCCCACACCTCCAGAGAGCGGCGACAATCCAGCACCCACGAGCCCGGATGTTACTCCCCAGAGCGGCGACGTACCGCCCACACCGCCTACGGACAGCGATGACGCTACGCCTTCAACGGACAGCGAGGACGTTACTCCGTCGGTAGACAGCGATGACGCTACACCTTCAACGGACAGTGAGGACGTTACTTCGTACACAGCGACAGAAGAAGGGAAGCACGCAATCGAACTCACGAGCGGGACGGCAAGCTACAGTGATGTTACGGTAACGAAGACCGGCGACGCAACAGGCCAGAGCGACGGCGAGAGCGGCTACGACTGGACGGGCTCGAACGCGGCAGTATTCGCGAGCGGCGGAAGTACCCTGACGATTGAGGACGCGACGATCACCAGCAATGCAACCGGCGGAAATGCAGTCTTCGCGTACGGCGGCAACCTCAGCGGGAGCGGCTCGGGCGACGGAACGAAAATCACCATCTCCAACTCAACCATCACGACCAGCAAGAACAATTCCGGCGGCATCATGGTTACCGGCGGAGGAACAATCGAGGCCAGCAACCTCACCATCACGACGCAGAGCGGTTCATCTGCAGCCATCAGGTCAGACAGAGGCGGCGGCACAATCACTGTTACGGGCGGAACGTACACCGCGAACGGCCAGGGCTCGCCTGCGATTTACTCGACTGCTGACATCACCGGCAATGACGTTACGCTTGTTTCAGGCATCGCGCAGGTCGTCGTGATTGAGGGCGGAAACTCCGTAACCCTCGACAACGCGACTCTTACCGCGAACCACACAAGCCTTAACGGCAACGACAGCTACTATCAGGCAGTATTGATTTACCAGTCGATGTCGGGGGATGCTTCGGACGGCTCGAGCTCCTTCACGATGACAGGCGGAAGCATAACGAACGCGAACGGAGACATCTTCCACGTAACCAACACCACGACGACTATAACCCTCTCCGAGAGCATCAACATCGTCAACAACGATTCATCAGGTTACTTCCTTAGGGCATCGTCCGGCAGTTGGGGAAGCTCCGGGAGCAACGGCGGAAAAGTTACGCTTAATGCTGACGGCCAGGACATCAACGGAAATATGTTAGTGGACAGTGTCTCTACGCTCGCACTGAACCTGAAGAACAGCTCGGACTTCGAGGGAGCAGTCAACTCCTCAGGACAGGCAGGAACTGTCAGCGTAGTGCTCGATGCAACATCGACGTGGACGCTTACGGGCAACTCCTACGTTACCAGCCTGACGAACAACGGCACAATCAACACAGGGAGCTATACACTTTACGTCAACGGCACAGCTTACACGGAGTGATTCGGGGCGTAAAATATAGGCATTTCCCAAATTCTTAACATGGAGGTAAGTGTTCATGGTAGGCTTTGACTATTCCAACGCCGCAAGGTTCGTCCGAGATCATGAGGTCGAGAGCATGAAGGTTATTGCTCAGAATGCAGCAGAGAGGCTCAAGTCCCGGCAGGGTGAGGGCAATGACTTTCTGGGCTGGATTGACCTTCCGGTGAACTATGACCGTGAGGAGTTCGCGCGCATAAAGATGGCGGCCAAGAGGATACAGAGCGACTCTGACGTTCTTCTTGTGGCAGGCATCGGCGGATCTTATCTCGGCGCACGCGCGGCAATCGAGTTCCTGAGGCACGGCTTCTACAACGAGCAGAGCAAGGAAGCCCGCAAAACTCCGCAGATCTACTACATCGGCAACAGCATGAACGGCACGTACATTCAGGATGTGATAGACTTGCTCGAGGGCAAGGACTTCAGCATCAACGTAATCTCCAAGTCCGGCACGACGACCGAGACGGCAATAGCGTTCCGTGTGTTCAGGGAACTGCTCATCAAGAAGTACGGCCAAGAAGGCGCGGCGAAAAGAATCTACGCAACGACGGACAAGGCGCGCGGTGCTCTGAAGACCCTTGCTGATACAGAGGGCTATGAATGCTTCGTGATTCCCGACGACGTAGGCGGCAGGTTCTCGGTGCTTACGGCTGTGGGACTTCTGCCCATCGCAGTGAGCGGTGCGGACATTGACGCGCTGATGGCGGGTGCTGCGGCGGCACGTGAAGTTGCTCTGAACCAGCCCTTCGAGAGCAACCCTGCGCTTCAGTACGCGGCTCTGAGGAACATAATGCTTCGCAAGGGCAAGAACGTCGAGATTCTGGCGAACTACGAGCCCGCAATGCACTACATCTCCGAGTGGTGGAAGCAGCTTTACGGCGAGAGCGAAGGCAAGGATCAGCACGGAATTTTCCCGGCGAGCGTTGACCTCACGACCGACCTGCACTCTATGGGGCAGTTCATACAGGACGGAGCGCGCATAATGTTCGAGACCGTGCTCAACATCCAGACCCCCCGCAAAGATTTCGTGCTCAAGGCGCAGGATAACGACCTTGACGGACTGAACTACCTCGCGGGAAAGAATATGAGCTACGTGAACCAGTGCGCAATGAAAGGAACAATCGCGGCGCATGTTGACGGAGGAGTCGCGAACTTCATGGTGAACATGTCGGCTCAGGACGAGCATTCGCTTGGGGAGCTGTTCTACTTCTTCGAGTTTGCATGCGGAGTCAGCGGGTACATTCTGGGGATAAATCCCTTCAACCAGCCCGGCGTGGAGTTCTACAAGGCCAATATGTTCAAGCTGCTCGGCAAGCCCGGCAAGTAACCTCCTAACGTAAACACAATTCCCCTGCTCAACAAGGCGGGGGATATTTTTATGGCAGGTTTTCGTGTATGATTATGTCTGCGGAAAGAGTGCGGGGCGGTATATTTTCATTCTATGCTGCTTCCCTTTTTCCGCCGCCCCAAGTTACTTGTCGTTGTTGAGGAGGCTATAGACTGCTTCAGGCTGCTGGTTCGCGACGGAGATAATCATGTCTTGTCCCTTGCTGAGTATCTGGAACTCTATGAACCTCATTGTTGACTTGGCCTCGTCCGCATCGGTTATCCTGCTTCGGGACTGCGTGAGGTTTCCGCCGCTCTGTGCAAGGTTCGTCGCTGTGTGCTGGAGCGAGTCGCTGTAGGAGACAATCTGCGTCCTCTGCCTCACAACGTCTTCTATTGCTTTGTCGATTATCCCTATCGAACGTTCCGCAGTCTCACGCGTGAGAACATTGATGCCGCTAACTCCGAGCCCTTCCGACGAGACATCCCCGAACTGCACAGCGAAAGTCTCTGCCTGGTTCGTCCCGACCTGGAAGATTATCCCGCTGTTCTTCATGGTCATGAATGCGTTGTACGCGTCCCTGCCCGTCAAGGTGTACTGCTCAGCTTCGCCGTCCCACAGCGCAGAAGTTCCCGCCATCGGGTCAAACTCTACGCTGATGTTCTCGCCGATAACTCCGTGAAGGACATTGCCCGTAATCTTCACGTCAGAGGCAAGTGCTGCGCCCGAGTCCGCGTCGTACACCGAGACAGTGTAGGTGCTCTCTGTAGCTTCCTGTACGGTGTTGAGGCCGAGCGCGTTTATCAGGCTGTCGTCGCCGGAGAGGAACAGTTCTCCGTTCCTGCCGGGCACTGCACTGCGAAGGACAAGGCTGGCTTTGAGGGAGTAAGTCTCTCCGTCATCGTCAGACATCACCTCGAGGTCAGAGATCGTCCCGAAGTTCCCCGCGTCGTCAACGTACGCCATCTGTCCGAGTGATTCTGACACCGCCGAGTTAATCTTGTCCGCAACATCGTACAGAGTGTCGTTGCCGTAAATCGTGAGGTCTGCCGTCCTGCCGTTGCCCTGTACAATCTTCAGCGTCTGAGGCTCCTCCACGATGAACGCATCACCCTGCGTGTCGGAGTAGAACTGCCCGATGTCCCGCAGAGTGTTCAGGCTCTCCGCGAAAACCTGAAACGACTCCTCGTCGCTGTCCTGCTGCTCTATCTTCGTGAGCTTGCCGACCTCGAAGATATTGCTCCTCTGAACCTGAGCTTTGCCCGGCTCTGCACGAACCTCTATCCTGTAGCTCCCCTCAGGCTTCCCCAGAATCGACGCTCCTCCGCGAACTGTCGCCCTCAGAGTGCTGTCGTTGGCTGACCACATCAGCCCAGATGTCCCGTCAAGCAGCTTCTTCGTGTTGAACTGCGTTATCTCTGCCACCATGTCCAGCTTGCCCTTGATGGCCTGGACTTCCTCGTCAATGTGCTGCCTCTCGCGCGAAGTCAGCGTGTCGTTGGCCGACTGTACGGAGAGCTCGCGCATTCTCTGCAGGAGTTCGTTGGAGTCGCCTAAGGCACCTTCGGCGGTCTGGAGGAGGCTGATTCCGTCTTGGGCATTCTTTACGGCCATAGAGTAACCCGCTATCTGCGAGCGCATCTTTTCGGAGATTGCGATACCTGATGCGTCATCGGCGGCAGAGTTTATGCGCAGTCCTGTAGCTAAGGGCTGTATTGACTTGTGAAGCATTGCCTCCGTAGCCCTCGCTGTGTTCAGTGCGGATAATGCCGTAATGTTGTGATTTATTATCATGATATTCATTCCCCTATTGTAAAGATGCCGTATACTTGCAATAAGTATCGGGGATAAGCGCAAAAAAATAAACAGGAAGATACAGATTTTTTATGTTCTTCCGCCGTTCCACAAGTCTTCAAGCCGCACGAAAGTATAGCCTCTCCTTTGCAGTCCTTCTACGATTTCCGGCAGAGCGTCTACTGTGTTGGGCATTCCCGAATGCATGAGCACGACATCTCCCGGCCGTGCACTCCCGAGAACGAGGCGCACAATCTCTTCTTTGGGACGGCCGGTGTAGTCTGCGGTGTTGAGGCTCCACAGTCCGAGCTTAAGGTTCTTGCGGCGCATTGCGTTGAAGATCCGCAGATTCCAGCCTCCTCCGGGCGGACGGAGAAAACGCGTCTTCCTGATGCCGAGCTCCTCGAGAACGTCGTCGCACCTCTTGGCCTGAAGCGCAATGTGGTCAACAGACGGGTCTTGGTACAGTCGCGGGTGGGTGTAGGTGTGGTTGGCGAGTTCGTGCCCGGCGTTGTGCAGGAGGAGCGTAACCCTGCCGAAACGCTGTGCGAATTTCCCGACGACGAAGAAGGTGGCTTTGACGTTGTAGGGTTCTAGTGCGGCGATAATCTCCTGCATTCCTGTTTCACGCGGGCCGTCGTCGAAGGTCAGGACGATTTCTCGGACGAACGGGTCTCCTGATGCGATGCCGTATTTGTGCCGTTCGCTGGAGAGAGGGCCCCACTCGATGAAGAGGAAAACAGCCAGCGATAAGAGCAATAATCTCCGAAGCATAAAATTCTCCTGTCCAAAATTTATGATGAAGTGATTATAGCAGAGGAGCAAAAAATTACCCCCCAGCCTTCAAGACTGAGGGGCAGAGAAAATCTCCGTTACTTCATGAACGGCACAAGCAGTCCTTCATCCCAGCCCACAGGCCTGAAGAATCCGCCGTACAGTTTTGCTAAATGCGCCTTCATTGCCTCGCTCTGGTACGCGTCGACAACTTTGGTGTACGTTGCTAGTTTCTCCGGGTCCTCAAGGTCAGCAGTACGTGCCGCGATTAAGTTCCAGTACTCCTGCTCGCGCGCCTGATCCGCGTAAACTGCATCGCTCGCCTTCAGTCCGTAGTCCAGCGCGTAAGTGTCGTTGATTACGCCCGCCGCAATGTCCGGCAGTGCTGAAGGTATCGTGTTCGCCGCGAGCTCCTGAATCGTAATCTTCTTGCTGTAGCTGGCGATGTCCTCCTTCGTCGGGTTGAAGCCCGCTCCCTCGCGCAGAGTGATAAGCCCGCTCGTGGCCAAGACCTTGATTGCGCGTCCGCCGTTCGTCGGGTCATTGGGGATTGCGATTACGTCGCCGTCCTTGATCTCGTCTAGGCTCTTAATCTTGATTGAGTACAGGTTCAGCGGAACAACGAACGTGTTGGCAATGTTCGTGAGCTTGTAGCCCCTGCTCTCCAGCTCGTCGGCAAAGTATATCCTGTGCTGGAATCCGTTGAGGTCAATATCCCCGTCAGCAAGTGCACGGTTCGGCGTAACGTAGTCCGTGAACTGTATCACCTCAAGGGTAATGCCCTCCTTCGCGAGAGCTTCCTTGACGGGTGCCCACATCTCATCGTAGACGCTGCCGGTAACCCCCAGCCTCACCGTAACCGCCGCCGATGCACTGAGTGCCAGAGCCAGCACAAGCGCGAACGCCACAACTAACTTCTTCGTCATAACAACATACTTCCTTTCACGAAAATATCTATCTACAAACCGAAGGCTGAAACCCTCAGTGTGTATTCTTCCTCGCAAAGTACTCCCCTAACCACTGCACAACGCTGACTCCAGCGACAAGCACGCCCACAACTACCCACGTAATGTCCTGCATGTTCCTGTCATGCCCGTAACGTATCGCGAAGTCTCCGAGCCCTCCTGCACCTACAGCACCGGCCATAGCGGTTAATCCCAGAAGGCTTATGATTGTGATTGTGATTGCACGGATTATCGGCGCAAGGCTCTCGCGCAGATACACCCTGAATATCACCTCGAACGGGCTCGATCCCATCGACAGCGCAGCCTCAACAAGCCCCTTGTCTGTCTGTGCAAGCGCGCTCTCAACCTGACGCGAGAAGAACGGCGTTGCTCCGAACACCAGAGGTACGATAACACCTCTCACGTAAATTGCTGTGCCCATTATTGCACGCGACAACGGCATTAATGCGGTAAGCAGTATGATGAACGGTATCGACCTGAACAGGTTAATGATCTTGTCGAGCACCTGATACACAGGACGGTTCTCCATTATGCCGCCGGGTTTCGTTACGGTCAAGATTATTCCGAACACCAGCCCGAACACGAAGATGATTGCTCCCGACCAGACTTCCATCAAGAGAGTATCTCCGCAGGCCTTCCAGAACTCGGGAAGCCTCCTCATGAGATTCGGAAGCCATCTGCTAAGCTCCTGCATCCTGAATCACCTCCACACGTATATTCTTGCTCCTGTAGTACTCTATTGCACGGTTGATGTTCTCTCTCGGCCCGCTGAAGATTACGACCGTCCCGCCGACCATTGAGCCCGCGACAATCTCGACATCCGCAAGCACAATGTTTATCACCACGTCGAACGCCCTCGACGCGTAGGAGATCAGCGGCTCCGACACGTCCGCGTAAACGTAAACCAGCCGTGCCATGAGTTCGCCGGGCTTGAGCTGGACTATCGGGGACTCGTCGCGTATCAGCGTCTCAATCTTCGAGAGGTTGGAGGTTGTGCGCACAAAGTTTCGGGTAACGGGATGCTTCGGCGAGGAGAAAATCTCGAACACGTCGCCGCTCTCTATAACTTTCCCTGCATCCATCACGGCAGCTTTCAGGCAAATGTTCTTGACGACTTCCATCTCGTGCGTAATCACAACGATTGTCAGGCCAAGTTTGCGGTTCAGATCCTTCAAGAGCTGGAGGATTGCGCCGGTGGTCTGCGGGTCTAACGCGCTTGTAGCTTCGTCGCAGAGGAGTATTCCCGGGTCATTGGCGAGTGCACGTGCGATTGCGACTCTCTGCTTCTGCCCGCCGGAAAGCTCTGACGGGTAAGCGTTCTCCTTGTCGGGAATGTCTACCAGTGCCAGAAGCTCCCGTACCCGTGCCTTCATTGCGTCCTTAGTCATTCCGCGCAGGGGGTAAGCTACGTTCTGCATGACCGTGCGCGACGGCATAAGGTTGAACTGCTGGAATATCATTCCGATTTTCGTGCGTGCCTTGTAGAGTTCCTTCGGCTTCAGCTTCGTCATCTCTACGCCGTCAATCCTCACGCTCCCGGAGTCCGGCCGTTCGAGGAGGTTGATGCACCGCACAAGCGTAGACTTCCCTGCGCCGGAGAAGCCGATTATCCCGAAGATGTCTCCGTCGTTAATCGTCAGCGATACGTCATTGACCGCGTGAATGGCTGTATCCTTCCTGTCGGCGTTGAAGCTCTTAACAATGTGTTCAAGTTCAATCAATCGTTCTCATTCCTCCTGCATATAACAAAAGCGGGAAGCCGTTTCGTGTACGTACTCCCCGCGTCATTATCTCTTCAGCGAACAGCACGACAAACTATGTGCCTTCACACATCATCATGCTGGTAATAATTATGCTGTCAGAAAAATTATTGTTAGCCATAGTGCGGAAATTATATGCCCCGCAAAGCCTGAGTGTCAAGATTTGTCTTTCTTCGCCTCCCGGTACATCCTGAACAGCTCCGCCGCAATATCCTCCTCGCTCCTGTCCTTCGCCCACCCGTACGCCGCACACACCGCCGCATCATTCGCACGGTGCGCCTCACGCAGGGCCAGCGGCATCGCGTTGTCCGTGTACAGCTCCGCAAAACTGCACTCAGGGTTCAGGGCCCGCGCGTCCAGAATCGCCTGCGCAGTCCGCTCTATCCTCGCGCGCTGCTTCTTCGTCGGTGAAGGCCAGCAGAACGTGTTGTACACCACTCTTGTACTGTACCTGTAACCTATTCCCAGCCTTCCGCAGACTCTCCTGACCCACGCCATATGTACCCTGCTCGTCAGGACTCCGAAATGATACAGCGTTGCATCAGGTATCATGTACAAAGTGTTACCTGGTATTACTTCAGCAGGAAGCCAGCCGAAGGGAATATAGCTCCTCTTATCCGATGACACCTGAGGAATTGCAAGATAGTTTTTCGTGGCGTAACGTATCTCACTGAACAGCGCGGGTGTCTCTGCCTGCTTCCTCGTTGCGGCTCTTGCGCTCTCAAGCCTGAACTGTTTAACCCTCTCTATCCTCTCCATTACGCGCGGACATTTCGTGATGATACTCGGGCTTGCATCAACCAGCCACAAGCAGTATCTCGGCACTCTCTGTATGAAGTCAACTCCCATCATGAACGGACGAATCAATTTCTCGGCGAGCGGGTCAGTCCTCAAAAGCTCGTCTCTCTCTTCAGCAGTCATGAGGAGATTTCCATCATCACGCGGAAGGCCTCCTATTAACGTTCTCGGGGTATCCTCCCTCATCGGCTCGGGCTGGGGCTCCGCAAACTCGTTAGGCCCGGGCACAAGGTAGAAGTTTATGTTGTCCACAAGCCGCACTTTCCCGCCGGTAATCAGCTTCTTCTTCACGCCCGGCTTCTCTCCCCAGCTGAACCCTATCACTACGCAGTGAACCTGTGCCTTCTCCTCCGCCTCGCTGTCCCACTTGAAGGCCGTGTGCGCAAAGTCGATGAATATCCTGAACCCGAAGTGCAGGGGCTTGAAGACTGTGCTGACAAGTTCGCCCTGAGTGATTGAGTTCGTCGAGACGAAGGCCGCCCGCGCCTTTGTGCCGCACAGGAACTCCGAAGCCTTGTAGTACCAGCACGCAACGTAATCGAGTTTCCCCGCCAGCTTTCCGTCCTTGTAGAGCGAGGCAATCTCCTGCTTCTGTTCCTTCGACTGTGAAGGGTAG from Synergistaceae bacterium includes these protein-coding regions:
- a CDS encoding pyridoxal phosphate-dependent aminotransferase — encoded protein: MELAKKFSRQKPSGMVRVFQAIEKMTDVLNLSIGEPDFVTEPDIVDAAARAAKEGFTHYPPLQGYLDVREAACAYWERHHGFKASPDEVYISVGGLHIPWLAFGALLNPGDEVMLIEPYFTPYEAQIRGNGGVPVCIKTREENNFAPSIDELRAAATPRTRAIVLNYPGNPSGRVASLKQLEEIAEFVIEHDLFVLSDEIYESMVFGGEHVCFANIPGMKERTLLAAGVSKSHCMTGWRIGYMFAPQNVISTMCVLSSFQTYGVNTLSQKAAAYAMNTQDDKVKARAAVFGERMKMVERRLNAMKGVKCHPAEGAFYLFPDISGTGLSSEEFVWQLLNEAHVAVLPGSAFGQTGEGYLRIACTQSMETLSESMDKMEEFCRRF
- a CDS encoding glucose-6-phosphate isomerase codes for the protein MFMVGFDYSNAARFVRDHEVESMKVIAQNAAERLKSRQGEGNDFLGWIDLPVNYDREEFARIKMAAKRIQSDSDVLLVAGIGGSYLGARAAIEFLRHGFYNEQSKEARKTPQIYYIGNSMNGTYIQDVIDLLEGKDFSINVISKSGTTTETAIAFRVFRELLIKKYGQEGAAKRIYATTDKARGALKTLADTEGYECFVIPDDVGGRFSVLTAVGLLPIAVSGADIDALMAGAAAAREVALNQPFESNPALQYAALRNIMLRKGKNVEILANYEPAMHYISEWWKQLYGESEGKDQHGIFPASVDLTTDLHSMGQFIQDGARIMFETVLNIQTPRKDFVLKAQDNDLDGLNYLAGKNMSYVNQCAMKGTIAAHVDGGVANFMVNMSAQDEHSLGELFYFFEFACGVSGYILGINPFNQPGVEFYKANMFKLLGKPGK
- a CDS encoding polysaccharide deacetylase family protein, whose product is MLRRLLLLSLAVFLFIEWGPLSSERHKYGIASGDPFVREIVLTFDDGPRETGMQEIIAALEPYNVKATFFVVGKFAQRFGRVTLLLHNAGHELANHTYTHPRLYQDPSVDHIALQAKRCDDVLEELGIRKTRFLRPPGGGWNLRIFNAMRRKNLKLGLWSLNTADYTGRPKEEIVRLVLGSARPGDVVLMHSGMPNTVDALPEIVEGLQRRGYTFVRLEDLWNGGRT
- a CDS encoding MetQ/NlpA family ABC transporter substrate-binding protein — its product is MTKKLVVAFALVLALALSASAAVTVRLGVTGSVYDEMWAPVKEALAKEGITLEVIQFTDYVTPNRALADGDIDLNGFQHRIYFADELESRGYKLTNIANTFVVPLNLYSIKIKSLDEIKDGDVIAIPNDPTNGGRAIKVLATSGLITLREGAGFNPTKEDIASYSKKITIQELAANTIPSALPDIAAGVINDTYALDYGLKASDAVYADQAREQEYWNLIAARTADLEDPEKLATYTKVVDAYQSEAMKAHLAKLYGGFFRPVGWDEGLLVPFMK
- a CDS encoding ABC transporter permease; amino-acid sequence: MRRLPEFWKACGDTLLMEVWSGAIIFVFGLVFGIILTVTKPGGIMENRPVYQVLDKIINLFRSIPFIILLTALMPLSRAIMGTAIYVRGVIVPLVFGATPFFSRQVESALAQTDKGLVEAALSMGSSPFEVIFRVYLRESLAPIIRAITITIISLLGLTAMAGAVGAGGLGDFAIRYGHDRNMQDITWVVVGVLVAGVSVVQWLGEYFARKNTH
- a CDS encoding methionine ABC transporter ATP-binding protein → MIELEHIVKSFNADRKDTAIHAVNDVSLTINDGDIFGIIGFSGAGKSTLVRCINLLERPDSGSVRIDGVEMTKLKPKELYKARTKIGMIFQQFNLMPSRTVMQNVAYPLRGMTKDAMKARVRELLALVDIPDKENAYPSELSGGQKQRVAIARALANDPGILLCDEATSALDPQTTGAILQLLKDLNRKLGLTIVVITHEMEVVKNICLKAAVMDAGKVIESGDVFEIFSSPKHPVTRNFVRTTSNLSKIETLIRDESPIVQLKPGELMARLVYVYADVSEPLISYASRAFDVVINIVLADVEIVAGSMVGGTVVIFSGPRENINRAIEYYRSKNIRVEVIQDAGA